The following are from one region of the Actinoplanes sp. L3-i22 genome:
- a CDS encoding ABC transporter ATP-binding protein: MLLEVRDLRKVFKGGFVAVDGVSFDIPYGGSLAVVGESGSGKTTCARIVTGLEKATSGTVRVDRGAVQMVFQDPYQSLDRRQTVSSCLDEVVKFHTDLSFSERNVRIYELLQLVGLDERHGAALPRALSGGQRQRVAIARALAANPRLLVLDEAVAALDVSIQAQILNLLVDARAATGIAYLFITHDLSVVRHVCEDVVVMNRGQVVESGKVEQVLSAPAHAYTKRLIESVPRPGWVPSRAVSRADSSRAADRAVSSRAVSRADSSRAADRAG, translated from the coding sequence ATGTTGCTTGAGGTTCGGGACCTGCGCAAGGTGTTCAAGGGCGGGTTCGTCGCGGTGGACGGGGTGAGCTTCGACATTCCGTACGGCGGGTCGCTGGCCGTGGTGGGGGAGTCGGGGTCGGGGAAGACCACGTGCGCGCGGATCGTCACCGGGTTGGAGAAGGCCACGTCGGGGACGGTCCGGGTGGATCGGGGCGCCGTGCAGATGGTGTTCCAGGATCCGTATCAGTCACTGGACCGGCGGCAGACGGTGTCCAGTTGCCTTGACGAGGTGGTGAAATTCCACACGGACTTATCGTTTTCCGAGCGGAATGTCCGTATATATGAGCTTCTTCAGTTGGTCGGGCTCGACGAGCGGCACGGCGCCGCGCTGCCCCGGGCGCTCTCCGGCGGCCAGCGCCAGCGCGTCGCCATCGCTCGCGCCCTGGCCGCCAACCCGCGGCTGCTGGTCCTCGACGAGGCGGTCGCCGCGCTCGACGTGTCGATCCAGGCGCAGATCCTGAACCTGCTGGTCGACGCGCGGGCCGCGACCGGGATCGCCTACCTGTTCATCACCCACGACCTGTCGGTGGTCCGGCACGTCTGCGAGGACGTCGTGGTGATGAACCGCGGCCAGGTGGTCGAGTCCGGCAAGGTGGAGCAGGTGCTCTCCGCGCCGGCGCACGCGTACACGAAGCGGCTGATCGAGTCGGTGCCCCGGCCCGGCTGGGTCCCGTCCCGGGCGGTCAGCCGTGCGGATTCTTCGCGGGCGGCCGATCGTGCGGTTTCTTCGCGGGCGGTCAGCCGTGCGGATTCTTCGCGGGCGGCCGATCGTGCGGGCTGA
- a CDS encoding ABC transporter permease, with amino-acid sequence MTSLTLALPGRSLSQRFGKIRFIPAVAAIICGLVVLIAILAPWLAPHDPNAVDPLNAYAAFSGDHPLGTDDLGRDLLSRLIMGTRTSLAGPLIVVLAAGTMGTVLAVTAAWFGGWFDAAVSRLLDILFAFPGLVLAITVAAIFGAGFTAPVVALSLAFVPMLARVMRAAALRERNLPYIEALTVQGFSGRHICLRHLLPNLAPLLVVQAAIGFGYAMIDLASISFLGLGLQPPAADWGLMIANGQPSILAGFPQQSIEAAVAVVITVVAFTVVAERLALRFGGGER; translated from the coding sequence ATGACCTCACTGACGCTCGCGCTGCCCGGGCGGTCGCTTTCTCAACGTTTCGGAAAAATCCGATTCATTCCTGCGGTCGCCGCGATCATTTGCGGACTGGTCGTGCTGATCGCGATCCTCGCGCCGTGGCTCGCGCCGCACGACCCGAACGCGGTCGACCCGCTGAACGCCTATGCCGCGTTCTCCGGCGATCATCCGCTGGGGACCGACGACCTCGGCCGGGACCTGCTCTCCCGGCTGATCATGGGGACCCGGACCAGCCTGGCCGGGCCGCTGATCGTGGTCCTCGCGGCCGGCACGATGGGGACCGTCCTGGCGGTGACCGCGGCCTGGTTCGGCGGCTGGTTCGACGCGGCGGTGTCGCGGCTGCTCGACATCCTGTTCGCGTTCCCCGGGCTGGTGCTGGCGATCACCGTCGCGGCGATCTTCGGGGCCGGGTTCACGGCGCCGGTGGTGGCGTTGTCGCTGGCGTTCGTGCCGATGCTGGCCCGGGTGATGCGGGCCGCGGCGCTCCGGGAGCGGAACCTGCCGTACATCGAAGCCCTGACGGTCCAGGGTTTTTCCGGCCGGCACATCTGCCTTCGGCATCTGCTGCCGAATCTCGCACCCTTGCTGGTGGTCCAGGCCGCCATCGGATTCGGGTACGCGATGATCGACCTCGCCTCGATCTCGTTCCTGGGTCTCGGGCTGCAGCCACCGGCCGCGGACTGGGGTCTGATGATCGCCAACGGTCAGCCGTCCATCCTGGCGGGATTCCCCCAGCAGTCCATCGAGGCCGCGGTCGCCGTGGTGATCACCGTCGTGGCGTTCACCGTGGTCGCCGAGCGCCTCGCCCTGCGGTTCGGTGGAGGTGAGCGATGA
- a CDS encoding MarR family winged helix-turn-helix transcriptional regulator encodes MSQHLHDRSEDPMPSLLYLVKQLELAVRARLDEVVRGHGITALQYTALTVLERHDGLSAAQLARDSFVTAQSIADMVRALESRGLIRRERNTGNRRELLIHLTPEGRGLLATVAGPVQELEARMTAKLTGAQADELRQSLVTAWQSLS; translated from the coding sequence ATGTCGCAGCATCTTCACGACCGTTCGGAGGACCCCATGCCGTCGCTGCTCTACCTGGTCAAACAGCTCGAGCTGGCAGTCCGCGCCCGCCTGGACGAGGTGGTCCGCGGGCACGGGATCACGGCGCTGCAGTACACGGCACTGACCGTCCTGGAACGGCACGACGGCCTGTCCGCGGCCCAGTTGGCCCGCGACTCGTTCGTGACGGCCCAGTCCATCGCGGACATGGTCCGCGCCCTGGAGAGCCGCGGGCTGATCCGCCGCGAACGCAACACCGGCAACCGGCGCGAGCTGCTGATCCACCTGACCCCGGAGGGGCGCGGACTGCTGGCGACGGTGGCCGGGCCGGTCCAGGAGCTGGAGGCCCGGATGACGGCCAAGTTGACCGGCGCCCAGGCCGACGAGCTCCGGCAGAGCCTGGTCACCGCCTGGCAGTCCCTCTCCTGA
- a CDS encoding DUF3237 domain-containing protein: MPELPDPRLVFAFEARVDVAETVHVGRGPDEVLMFTPITGGTVAGPRLNGVVLAGGGDWSVTRGQVTELDARYLLRADDGAVIDIVNRGFWRATPEIDARVEAGEDLPETEYYYRTSPVFRTDAPAHAWLASSVFVGLARGEAGQVCIRFFEVL, encoded by the coding sequence ATGCCTGAACTGCCCGATCCCCGGCTCGTCTTCGCCTTCGAGGCGCGGGTCGACGTGGCCGAGACCGTGCACGTGGGCCGGGGCCCGGACGAGGTCCTGATGTTCACCCCGATCACCGGCGGCACGGTCGCCGGGCCCCGGCTCAACGGCGTGGTCCTGGCCGGCGGCGGCGACTGGTCGGTCACCCGCGGCCAGGTGACCGAGTTGGACGCACGGTACCTGTTGCGGGCCGACGACGGCGCGGTGATCGACATCGTCAACCGCGGCTTCTGGCGGGCCACGCCGGAGATCGACGCGCGGGTCGAGGCGGGCGAGGACCTGCCCGAGACCGAGTACTACTACCGGACCAGCCCGGTCTTCCGCACCGACGCCCCGGCGCACGCCTGGCTGGCCTCCTCGGTCTTCGTCGGACTGGCCCGCGGCGAGGCCGGCCAGGTGTGCATCCGCTTCTTCGAGGTGCTCTGA
- a CDS encoding TetR/AcrR family transcriptional regulator: MGRPSMAAERTEQILQATARCLQKNGLAGTTLERVAEESGLSRSHVRHYVGNRDDLLRRFADWLYTGYEAEFIGRIAGAASRDKLPFAMDYLFSTGFLPISDDDTVIRELITAGIADERIRVTMQAHYTQAIQSVEDALAAEYPASAPAARRSVAYGLWCLAMGNSMMAEMQLPIASGGLVRAAAEALLERLSPHT, translated from the coding sequence ATGGGGCGCCCGAGCATGGCCGCGGAGCGGACCGAGCAGATTCTGCAGGCCACCGCGCGTTGCCTGCAGAAGAACGGTCTCGCCGGTACGACCCTGGAACGGGTCGCCGAGGAGTCCGGGCTGAGCCGCAGTCACGTCCGGCACTACGTCGGCAACCGGGACGACCTGCTGCGCCGGTTCGCGGACTGGCTGTACACCGGGTACGAGGCCGAGTTCATCGGCCGGATCGCCGGCGCCGCGAGCCGGGACAAGCTGCCGTTCGCGATGGACTACCTGTTCAGCACCGGTTTCCTGCCGATCAGCGACGACGACACGGTGATCCGCGAGCTGATCACGGCCGGGATCGCCGACGAGCGCATCCGGGTCACCATGCAGGCGCACTACACGCAGGCGATCCAGTCGGTCGAGGACGCGCTCGCCGCGGAGTACCCGGCCTCGGCCCCCGCGGCGCGCCGCTCGGTGGCCTACGGGCTGTGGTGCCTGGCGATGGGCAACTCGATGATGGCCGAGATGCAGCTGCCGATCGCCTCGGGCGGCCTGGTCCGCGCCGCCGCCGAGGCCCTGCTGGAACGGCTCAGCCCGCACACCTGA
- a CDS encoding ABC transporter substrate-binding protein codes for MIIKRALMASAVAMSVAMSGCGGGSGSGSGSNSAARIELTGTTPAATGEVDTVTWALPSGEPASLDPARTGDYSANTVGTNLCESLLRLNPDFSTAPGLASAVTQKDATTVVITLRDGVKFWDGSALTAEDVVYSLKRNMDPKLASYAAHVYANVSSIDKTGPLEVTVKFSAPDMQFVPDMAGVPGAIIQEKYAVKTGQAFGTATGGLMCTGPFRLDTWQSGQKITLKRNDAYWDAERTAKAASFQFVFLTDSSTLTSALLSGEVDGVYGAPAGSIAALQRSTTGKLYFGPSTETVSLGAVAADGPAADPRIRQALDLAIDKTSFVTSVLKGAGESLKTFTPPLAWSGSPAKSVYDAGYAALPDTSKADLAKAKQLVTDAAPSRTDLVIALPAGDQSLLQTATIAQAAAEQIGLHMTIKQLQAAEFSGLFYDPTLRKGIDFIATTGYLEVPGALYYAPGFVLKGALFNWTNYENADVTKNIVTAVSATDPAASAQAFVAAQAIFGPAKLQITLAESYNRLFLNKRITGAPASFSYISSAWAAQVGKS; via the coding sequence ATGATCATCAAAAGAGCGTTGATGGCGTCGGCGGTCGCCATGAGCGTCGCGATGTCCGGCTGCGGCGGCGGATCCGGCTCGGGTTCGGGGTCGAACTCCGCCGCCCGGATCGAGCTGACCGGGACCACCCCGGCGGCCACCGGTGAGGTCGACACCGTGACCTGGGCGCTGCCCTCCGGCGAGCCGGCCTCGCTCGACCCGGCCCGGACCGGCGACTACTCGGCGAACACGGTCGGGACCAACCTCTGCGAGAGCCTGCTCCGGCTGAACCCCGACTTCTCCACCGCGCCCGGCCTGGCCAGCGCGGTCACCCAGAAGGACGCCACCACCGTGGTGATCACCCTGCGCGACGGCGTGAAGTTCTGGGACGGCTCGGCGCTGACCGCCGAGGACGTGGTCTACAGCCTGAAGCGGAACATGGACCCGAAGCTGGCGTCCTACGCCGCGCACGTCTACGCGAACGTCAGCTCGATCGACAAGACCGGCCCGCTCGAGGTCACCGTCAAGTTCTCCGCGCCGGACATGCAGTTCGTGCCGGACATGGCCGGCGTGCCCGGCGCGATCATCCAGGAAAAATACGCGGTCAAAACCGGACAGGCTTTCGGTACGGCGACCGGCGGGCTGATGTGCACCGGCCCGTTCCGGCTGGACACCTGGCAGAGCGGCCAGAAGATCACGCTCAAGCGCAACGACGCCTACTGGGACGCGGAGCGCACGGCGAAGGCGGCCAGCTTCCAGTTCGTGTTCCTGACCGACAGCAGCACGCTGACCAGCGCGTTGCTCTCCGGCGAGGTGGACGGCGTCTACGGCGCCCCGGCCGGCAGCATCGCCGCGCTGCAGCGTTCGACGACCGGCAAGCTGTACTTCGGGCCGAGCACCGAGACGGTCAGCCTCGGCGCGGTCGCCGCCGACGGGCCGGCCGCCGACCCGCGGATCCGGCAGGCGCTCGACCTGGCGATCGACAAGACCAGCTTCGTGACCAGCGTGCTCAAGGGCGCCGGGGAGTCGCTCAAGACGTTCACCCCGCCGCTGGCCTGGTCGGGGAGCCCGGCCAAGAGCGTCTACGACGCCGGGTACGCCGCGCTGCCGGACACCTCGAAGGCCGACCTGGCCAAGGCGAAGCAGCTGGTCACCGACGCCGCGCCGAGCCGCACCGACCTGGTCATCGCGCTGCCGGCCGGAGACCAGTCGCTGCTGCAGACCGCGACGATCGCGCAGGCCGCGGCCGAGCAGATCGGCCTGCACATGACGATCAAGCAGCTGCAGGCGGCCGAGTTCTCCGGGCTGTTCTACGACCCGACGCTGCGCAAGGGCATCGACTTCATCGCGACCACCGGTTACCTCGAGGTGCCCGGCGCGCTCTACTACGCCCCCGGGTTCGTGCTCAAGGGCGCGCTGTTCAACTGGACGAACTACGAGAACGCCGACGTCACCAAGAACATCGTGACCGCGGTGTCGGCGACCGACCCGGCCGCGTCGGCGCAGGCGTTCGTGGCCGCGCAGGCGATCTTCGGGCCGGCGAAGCTGCAGATCACGCTCGCCGAGTCCTACAACCGGCTGTTCCTGAACAAGCGGATCACCGGGGCGCCGGCATCGTTCAGCTACATCTCGTCGGCGTGGGCCGCGCAGGTCGGAAAATCATGA
- a CDS encoding ABC transporter permease, translating into MIGFLLRKVGGMLATVAVASVVIFGALYLAPGDPASLLAGGHEVTPETLAAIRAQYHLDEPFWAQYWHWLAGLLSGDPGTSMVLKEPVTTLISARLGTTVLLVAYAAILILIFGVAFGVLAGVAGKVVDGALTVTTTVLMAAPAFVAAILLIWIFATKLSWFPVYGSGEGLWDRIHHLTLPALALSGGYLAYVSRITRTEVRAELAADHVAAARARGLPRRAVLRRHVLRNAAPPILAVSGVTVAGLFAGTAVAEQAFGVSGLGSLLVQSAARQDLVVVQVLSLLLVSAFVVVNMLVDLLNAVLDPRLVKA; encoded by the coding sequence ATGATCGGTTTCCTCCTGCGCAAGGTCGGCGGGATGCTCGCCACCGTCGCGGTCGCCAGCGTGGTGATCTTCGGGGCGCTGTACCTGGCACCCGGGGACCCGGCGAGTCTGCTGGCCGGCGGGCACGAGGTCACCCCGGAGACGCTCGCGGCGATCCGCGCGCAGTACCACCTGGACGAGCCGTTCTGGGCGCAGTACTGGCACTGGCTGGCCGGGCTGCTCAGCGGTGACCCGGGAACCTCGATGGTGCTCAAGGAGCCGGTGACCACGCTGATCTCGGCGCGGCTCGGGACGACGGTGCTGCTGGTCGCGTACGCCGCAATCCTGATTTTGATCTTCGGGGTGGCCTTTGGCGTGCTCGCCGGGGTGGCCGGCAAGGTGGTCGACGGCGCGCTGACGGTGACGACCACGGTGCTGATGGCGGCGCCGGCGTTCGTGGCCGCCATCCTGCTGATCTGGATCTTCGCGACGAAGCTGTCGTGGTTCCCGGTCTACGGGTCGGGCGAGGGGCTCTGGGATCGGATCCATCACCTGACACTGCCCGCGCTCGCCCTGAGCGGCGGATATCTGGCCTACGTCAGCCGGATCACGCGCACCGAGGTGCGTGCCGAACTCGCCGCCGACCACGTGGCCGCGGCCCGCGCCCGGGGGCTGCCCCGGCGCGCGGTCCTGCGCCGGCACGTGCTGCGCAACGCCGCGCCGCCGATCCTGGCGGTCTCCGGGGTGACCGTGGCCGGGCTGTTCGCCGGCACCGCGGTGGCCGAGCAGGCGTTCGGGGTGAGCGGTCTCGGGTCGCTGCTGGTGCAGAGCGCCGCCCGGCAGGACCTGGTCGTCGTGCAGGTGCTGTCGTTGCTGCTGGTCAGCGCGTTCGTGGTGGTCAACATGCTGGTGGATCTGCTGAACGCGGTCCTCGATCCCCGGTTGGTGAAGGCATGA
- a CDS encoding amidase family protein yields MDNRAITELTASDIAARVRDGRLTASTVVDAGLARIAEVNPQVNAVTVVLADRARAAAADLDERIARGEDPGPLAGVPISVKENIDLTWSATTSGLPFAADHIPPANATFVDKLLAAGAIPVARGNMPDIGLRWDTDNDLFGRTLNPWDPARVPGGSSGGDAVAVATGMVAAGLGNDYGGSLRLPGHAAGIAALRTSAGRVAAPSRAVEPLPLSIQHMAVNGPLARSVADLDLLFGVMHGADDFDPLSVTVEHPSGYDGPRRVAVTVDPCGWGVDPVVAAAVRSAATALAAAGWEVEEAAPPAVDRCATIWRQLSSTENAPMLLTPGVFPGPLSAGTVQYFKDNIVDVQLLDTSSAYQGAWAERFVHAAAWRAFHARYPVVLGPVTTQPMPLIGFDLSGPAATTELWKAHRLLVTANFLGLPAVAVPTGVAGNRPLGVQVIARQQGEHIALAAARDIESAFPPVAPILPRG; encoded by the coding sequence ATGGACAACCGAGCCATCACCGAGCTCACCGCGAGCGACATCGCCGCCCGGGTCCGCGACGGCCGGCTCACCGCGTCCACCGTCGTGGATGCCGGTCTGGCCCGCATCGCCGAGGTGAACCCGCAGGTCAACGCGGTCACCGTGGTACTCGCCGACCGGGCCCGCGCGGCCGCGGCGGACCTCGACGAGCGGATCGCCCGCGGCGAGGACCCGGGCCCGCTCGCCGGCGTACCGATCTCGGTCAAGGAGAACATCGACCTGACCTGGTCGGCGACCACCTCCGGCCTGCCGTTCGCGGCTGATCACATTCCGCCGGCCAACGCGACCTTCGTCGACAAGCTCCTGGCCGCCGGCGCGATCCCGGTCGCCCGCGGGAACATGCCGGACATCGGGCTGCGCTGGGACACCGACAACGACCTGTTCGGCCGGACGCTGAACCCGTGGGACCCGGCGCGGGTACCGGGCGGCTCCAGCGGCGGCGACGCGGTCGCGGTGGCCACCGGCATGGTCGCCGCCGGGCTCGGCAACGACTACGGCGGGTCGCTGCGGCTGCCCGGGCACGCCGCCGGGATCGCCGCGCTGCGGACGTCGGCCGGCCGGGTGGCGGCGCCGAGCCGCGCGGTCGAGCCACTGCCGTTGTCGATCCAGCACATGGCGGTGAACGGGCCGCTCGCCCGATCGGTGGCCGACCTCGACCTGCTCTTCGGCGTGATGCACGGCGCCGACGACTTCGATCCGCTCAGCGTCACGGTGGAACACCCGTCCGGCTACGACGGCCCGCGCCGGGTCGCCGTCACCGTCGACCCCTGCGGTTGGGGTGTCGACCCGGTCGTGGCCGCCGCGGTCCGGTCCGCCGCCACCGCCCTGGCCGCGGCCGGCTGGGAGGTCGAGGAGGCCGCGCCGCCGGCCGTCGACCGGTGCGCCACGATCTGGCGGCAGCTCTCCTCCACGGAGAACGCGCCGATGCTGCTCACCCCCGGGGTGTTCCCCGGACCGCTGTCGGCGGGGACAGTGCAGTACTTCAAGGACAACATCGTCGACGTGCAACTTCTCGACACCTCCTCGGCCTATCAGGGCGCCTGGGCGGAACGGTTCGTCCATGCCGCGGCGTGGCGCGCCTTCCACGCTCGCTACCCGGTCGTGCTCGGACCGGTCACCACGCAGCCGATGCCCCTGATCGGCTTCGATCTGTCCGGCCCGGCCGCCACCACCGAGCTCTGGAAAGCCCACCGCCTGCTGGTCACGGCGAACTTCCTCGGACTGCCCGCGGTGGCCGTGCCCACCGGGGTAGCCGGGAACCGGCCGCTGGGCGTGCAGGTCATCGCCCGCCAGCAGGGGGAGCACATCGCTCTCGCCGCCGCCCGTGACATCGAGAGTGCGTTCCCGCCGGTTGCTCCGATCCTGCCACGAGGCTGA
- a CDS encoding CocE/NonD family hydrolase produces MTVSVNRTGPGPISPAATQHMVRMRDGVRLATDVYRPADQLSPGPVILTRLPYDKCGEYTFMPRIAEYFTARGYTMVVQDVRGKFRSEGETLLFVNEAYDGHDTLDWIIQQDWSDGVVGMWGDSYYGYTQWAAVSTGHPALRAIAPRVTGTRLGELPGPIPGQRTHDVEMGVARFYPLSMFHDQDMLEWELDWTRRPFAAQVEEFFAAVGSRSASYDVWFPHPVNLRRFPAGHPFDAPAVPVLMTIGWWDNCAPWSWDDHRALQRRPAWARNEYLLLEAIDHENNTHFLPGTGNTDPSFLPRYLDPAVEFFDVFLRGRERAIPRVRWQLAGSGDAEHRVASAWPPPRSYHIDLPLFDGLSPVLTWTHDAADPVPSPVGDAFSFLAEHPDERHLAERPDVLAFTGAPVAEPLDLAGPITFSTVFGSDGPEADLFARLVDVAPDGSARLIARGQQTVLAPGAGVPVTVDLGHTGYRLQPGHALRLTVASSDAPEFVPAPGTGEHRWLAVKTLPNQQRIRLADTRLTCTVLPSDAAEPGAVAAPAAVAGPGAAAAPGAVAGPGAVALGAASAVVAPSAVDSAVVVPSAIDR; encoded by the coding sequence ATGACCGTTTCCGTCAATCGGACCGGGCCGGGGCCGATCTCCCCGGCCGCCACCCAGCACATGGTCCGGATGCGCGACGGGGTACGCCTGGCCACCGACGTCTACCGGCCCGCTGATCAGCTTTCGCCCGGCCCGGTCATCCTGACCCGGCTGCCGTACGACAAGTGCGGCGAGTACACGTTCATGCCCCGGATCGCCGAGTACTTCACCGCGCGCGGCTACACCATGGTGGTCCAGGACGTGCGCGGGAAGTTCCGCTCCGAGGGCGAGACGCTGCTCTTCGTCAACGAGGCCTACGACGGGCACGACACTCTCGACTGGATCATCCAGCAGGACTGGTCCGACGGCGTGGTCGGGATGTGGGGCGACTCCTACTACGGCTACACCCAGTGGGCCGCCGTCTCCACCGGCCACCCGGCGCTGCGGGCGATCGCCCCGCGGGTCACCGGCACCCGGCTCGGCGAACTGCCCGGCCCGATCCCCGGCCAGCGCACCCACGACGTGGAGATGGGCGTTGCCCGGTTCTACCCGCTCAGCATGTTCCACGATCAGGACATGCTGGAGTGGGAGCTCGACTGGACCCGCCGCCCGTTCGCGGCCCAGGTCGAGGAGTTCTTCGCGGCGGTCGGCAGCCGCTCCGCCTCCTACGACGTGTGGTTCCCGCACCCGGTGAACCTGCGCCGCTTCCCGGCCGGTCACCCGTTCGACGCGCCGGCCGTGCCGGTCCTGATGACGATCGGCTGGTGGGACAACTGCGCGCCGTGGTCCTGGGACGACCATCGCGCGCTGCAGCGGCGGCCGGCGTGGGCGCGCAACGAATATCTCCTGCTCGAAGCGATCGACCACGAGAACAACACCCACTTCCTTCCCGGTACGGGCAATACCGATCCGTCCTTCCTGCCGCGTTACCTGGATCCGGCCGTGGAATTCTTCGACGTGTTCCTGCGGGGCCGGGAGCGGGCGATTCCACGGGTGCGGTGGCAGCTGGCCGGATCCGGAGACGCGGAGCATCGCGTCGCGAGCGCGTGGCCGCCGCCCCGGTCGTACCACATCGATCTGCCGTTGTTCGATGGTCTTTCCCCGGTCCTGACCTGGACACATGACGCGGCGGACCCGGTGCCGTCGCCGGTCGGGGACGCGTTCTCGTTCCTCGCCGAGCATCCGGACGAGCGGCACCTCGCCGAGCGGCCGGACGTGCTGGCCTTCACCGGCGCTCCGGTGGCGGAACCGCTGGACCTGGCCGGCCCGATCACGTTCAGCACGGTCTTCGGGTCGGACGGGCCGGAGGCGGACCTGTTCGCCCGGCTGGTCGACGTGGCGCCGGACGGCAGCGCTCGGCTGATCGCTCGCGGACAACAGACCGTGCTCGCCCCCGGTGCCGGGGTGCCGGTGACGGTCGACCTGGGGCACACCGGCTACCGGCTCCAGCCGGGCCATGCCCTGCGCCTGACCGTGGCCAGCAGCGACGCGCCGGAGTTCGTACCGGCACCGGGCACCGGCGAACATCGCTGGCTGGCCGTGAAGACCCTCCCCAACCAGCAGCGAATCCGCCTCGCCGACACCCGCCTGACCTGCACCGTCCTGCCCTCAGACGCCGCTGAACCGGGCGCCGTCGCTGCACCGGCCGCCGTCGCGGGGCCGGGCGCCGCCGCTGCACCGGGCGCCGTCGCGGGGCCGGGCGCCGTCGCATTGGGCGCCGCTTCCGCTGTTGTCGCTCCGTCCGCCGTCGACTCTGCCGTTGTCGTTCCGTCTGCCATCGACCGATAA
- a CDS encoding ABC transporter ATP-binding protein gives MTLLSFEKLGIRLGERVILREVTLSVAAGEAVGLVGESGSGKSMTVKSVLRMLPAGARVTGAVRFDDRDVNALDGAGLRRLRSRDVAMVFQDPRATVNPVRTIGDFLTEVLRDQGVARSEARRRAAGLLADVGVDHIERRMRQRPHELSGGLLQRVVIAAALATEPKLILADEPTTALDVTTQEEVVAILNEQRHKRGTALLFISHDLELAAAVCDRIAVMYAGEVVEILPADRLHEDARHPYTRALLRSRPGAVRPGSRLETIPGAPQSAADAPAGCVFADRCPHVSALCRARRPVLSPIDTGQAACHLLALAGEAPHVA, from the coding sequence ATGACGCTGCTCTCGTTCGAGAAACTCGGCATCCGGCTCGGCGAGCGGGTGATCCTGCGTGAGGTCACCCTGTCGGTGGCCGCCGGCGAGGCGGTCGGCCTGGTCGGCGAGTCCGGCTCGGGCAAGTCGATGACGGTCAAGTCGGTGCTGCGGATGCTGCCCGCCGGCGCGCGGGTCACCGGCGCCGTCCGCTTCGACGATCGGGACGTCAACGCGCTGGACGGCGCCGGGCTGCGGCGTCTGCGGTCCCGGGACGTGGCGATGGTCTTCCAGGACCCGCGGGCGACCGTCAACCCGGTCCGGACGATCGGCGACTTCCTCACCGAGGTGCTGCGTGACCAGGGCGTCGCCCGGTCCGAGGCGCGCCGGCGGGCGGCCGGGCTGCTCGCCGACGTCGGCGTGGACCACATCGAGCGGCGGATGCGGCAGCGGCCGCACGAGCTCTCCGGCGGGCTCCTGCAGCGGGTGGTGATCGCGGCCGCGCTGGCCACCGAGCCGAAGCTGATCCTCGCCGACGAGCCGACCACCGCGCTCGACGTGACCACTCAGGAGGAGGTCGTCGCGATCCTGAACGAACAGCGGCACAAGCGGGGGACCGCGCTGCTGTTCATCTCGCACGATCTCGAACTGGCCGCGGCGGTGTGCGACCGGATCGCGGTCATGTACGCCGGGGAGGTCGTCGAGATCCTGCCGGCCGACCGGCTGCACGAGGACGCGCGGCATCCGTACACCCGGGCGCTGCTGCGGTCGCGGCCCGGGGCGGTGCGGCCGGGATCCCGGCTGGAGACCATTCCCGGCGCTCCGCAGTCGGCCGCCGACGCGCCGGCCGGGTGCGTGTTCGCGGACCGGTGCCCGCACGTTTCCGCGCTCTGTCGTGCGCGGCGTCCGGTGCTGTCGCCGATCGACACCGGGCAGGCCGCGTGTCACCTGCTCGCTCTCGCCGGGGAGGCGCCGCATGTTGCTTGA